One window of the Synechococcus sp. CC9311 genome contains the following:
- a CDS encoding circularly permuted type 2 ATP-grasp protein, whose protein sequence is MFKEYQPSHGYDEYFCKKQAAPRADLEPLLNSLGQIGMAELQHNHACASNLLRRLGATFRINGSGAHADERILPFDPLPRLIHKREWVILEEGLLQRLDAIDHFLADIYGPQNILNDNVIPREDVESSQGWRPEMQGISLPLGRWCHISGLDLIRDGDGNWRVLEDNLRCPSGVAYFLENRRVMKRLFPSLFEGRQIQAIDDYPSHLLRTLQDLAPWSETPRVALLTPGVFNSAYFEHSYLAQQMGITLVEGRDLICENEHVWMRSTAGLQRIDVIYRRIDDDFLDPKVFRRDSVLGVPGLMDAMRKGNVAIANAPGTGVADDKLIYAYVPEMIRYYLDQEPIIDNVPTYLCSKPNDLTYVLEHLNSLVVKSVAEAGGYGMLIGPHASTSEIEAFAEKIKAHPRNFIAQPTLQLSTVPSLSEGELYPCHVDLRPYVLRGKRNWVSPGGLTRVALRRGSLVVNSSQGGGCKDTWVVTDHHAPVEHREAMPC, encoded by the coding sequence ATGTTCAAGGAATACCAACCATCGCATGGATATGACGAGTATTTCTGCAAAAAGCAGGCTGCCCCACGTGCTGACTTGGAGCCTCTACTCAACTCGCTGGGCCAAATCGGCATGGCCGAGCTCCAACACAATCATGCCTGCGCCAGCAATCTGTTAAGACGCCTAGGAGCCACGTTCCGAATCAACGGCTCAGGAGCACATGCAGACGAACGAATCCTCCCTTTTGATCCATTACCAAGACTGATTCACAAACGAGAGTGGGTGATTCTGGAAGAGGGTTTGCTGCAACGGCTGGATGCAATTGATCATTTTTTGGCTGATATTTATGGACCACAAAATATCCTCAATGACAACGTCATTCCACGGGAAGACGTTGAAAGCTCCCAAGGCTGGCGTCCAGAAATGCAAGGTATTTCATTACCTCTGGGACGATGGTGTCACATTTCTGGACTGGACTTGATCAGGGATGGGGATGGCAACTGGCGAGTACTAGAAGACAACTTACGATGCCCTTCAGGGGTTGCTTATTTCCTCGAAAATCGTCGTGTCATGAAGCGATTATTTCCGAGTCTATTTGAAGGGCGACAAATCCAAGCAATCGATGATTACCCCTCCCATTTACTACGAACACTTCAGGATCTAGCCCCATGGAGTGAAACCCCACGGGTGGCTCTTCTCACTCCAGGAGTCTTCAACAGTGCTTATTTCGAACACAGCTACCTCGCACAGCAAATGGGAATCACACTAGTGGAAGGCAGAGACTTGATCTGCGAAAACGAACATGTATGGATGCGCAGCACAGCAGGATTACAACGTATCGATGTGATCTATCGACGAATTGATGATGATTTTCTGGACCCCAAAGTGTTCCGCCGAGATTCCGTCCTTGGAGTGCCTGGCCTCATGGACGCAATGCGCAAAGGAAACGTAGCGATCGCCAATGCACCAGGCACAGGTGTTGCCGACGACAAGCTTATTTATGCCTACGTGCCCGAGATGATTCGCTACTACCTCGACCAGGAACCAATCATCGACAACGTGCCCACTTACCTCTGTTCAAAGCCAAATGACTTGACCTACGTGCTGGAACACCTCAACTCACTCGTCGTGAAATCAGTCGCTGAAGCTGGTGGCTACGGGATGTTGATCGGCCCCCACGCATCAACAAGCGAAATCGAGGCTTTTGCCGAGAAGATCAAGGCCCATCCACGCAATTTCATTGCACAGCCCACATTGCAACTCTCGACCGTTCCCTCTCTCAGTGAGGGTGAACTCTATCCGTGTCATGTGGACTTGCGTCCATATGTTCTGCGCGGAAAAAGGAACTGGGTCAGTCCAGGTGGACTCACCCGCGTCGCCTTAAGACGTGGATCTTTAGTCGTGAATTCATCCCAAGGTGGCGGGTGCAAAGACACCTGGGTGGTGACCGATCATCACGCACCCGTTGAACATCGGGAGGCCATGCCGTGTTGA
- a CDS encoding alpha-E domain-containing protein — protein MLSRVADSLYWINRFVERAENISRFLEVSEAMSLDNPSSNAEPWLPLIDASGDRQLFDQSYPRRSPQDVRGFLLLDRNNPNSIVSCISNARENARQIRDVISTEMWEHINELFWSLQDGEVLWREPDLEQLRTIRRGCQLFYGITDVTLSRDHAWLFSRLGRLIERADKTSRILDVKYFLLLPDPNAVGGVLDELQWIALLRSAGAYQMYRQSVQQAISPTSVARFLLLDPIFPRSVRFCLQEINDTLKCIQHNPIPGSPDDLECLRGQLVAKWSYVRIEPLINRGLHEAIDQLQNDLNQLHGLIHNNYFTTPALTPQDLSTISKDPSCSLS, from the coding sequence GTGTTGAGCCGGGTCGCGGACTCCCTCTATTGGATCAACCGTTTTGTGGAGCGCGCCGAAAACATCTCTCGCTTTCTTGAAGTAAGCGAAGCAATGTCTTTAGACAATCCCAGCAGCAATGCTGAACCCTGGTTGCCATTAATCGATGCAAGCGGTGATCGCCAGCTTTTCGATCAAAGCTATCCACGTCGATCGCCACAGGATGTAAGGGGTTTTCTGCTCCTTGACCGCAACAACCCAAACAGCATTGTGAGCTGCATCTCTAATGCCCGTGAGAACGCCCGTCAGATCCGCGATGTGATCTCTACAGAGATGTGGGAACACATCAATGAACTTTTTTGGAGTCTTCAGGATGGAGAAGTCCTTTGGAGAGAACCAGACTTAGAGCAACTGCGCACGATTCGTCGTGGTTGCCAACTTTTTTATGGCATTACTGACGTCACACTCAGCCGCGATCATGCCTGGTTGTTTAGCCGCCTAGGTCGGCTCATCGAAAGGGCTGATAAAACCTCGAGAATTCTTGATGTGAAGTACTTTCTGCTGCTGCCTGACCCGAACGCAGTAGGTGGCGTGCTGGATGAGCTGCAATGGATTGCTCTTCTCCGTTCCGCTGGGGCTTATCAGATGTATCGGCAGAGCGTCCAACAAGCCATCAGTCCCACGTCGGTGGCCCGTTTTCTTCTGCTTGATCCGATTTTTCCCAGATCCGTACGGTTTTGCCTACAAGAGATCAACGACACCCTTAAGTGCATTCAACACAACCCCATTCCAGGATCACCTGACGATCTCGAATGCCTACGCGGGCAACTAGTAGCCAAGTGGAGTTACGTTCGCATCGAACCACTCATCAACCGCGGATTGCATGAAGCGATTGATCAACTGCAGAACGATCTCAATCAACTGCATGGGCTCATTCATAACAACTATTTCACCACCCCAGCTCTCACACCTCAGGACCTCTCAACCATTTCGAAAGATCCCTCATGCTCATTGAGCTAA
- a CDS encoding type 1 glutamine amidotransferase: MNTTTPTLLVVQHIDREGPDLVAEIALEQGMSIHTIRPDQGEPLPDPISTKNTIALLLGGPMSVGDRHQESLAWMQQELDWLTRWHQHNNPVLGICLGAQLLAVAAGGRVQPLQVGLPPQPLKEVGYGSIHWLTKPSSEPLLQGLQPSEIVLHWHGDRIQLPPTATLLGSSLHCPEQAFRIAKHAVGLQCHFELSRSNLERWIQEDHETIVSAIGPDGPERLRQDNERFGESVQQQGRILIRNTLRLLSARTTKP, translated from the coding sequence TTGAACACAACCACCCCAACCTTGCTGGTGGTGCAGCACATCGATCGAGAAGGCCCTGATCTCGTTGCGGAAATCGCACTGGAGCAAGGGATGAGCATTCACACGATTCGCCCTGATCAGGGGGAGCCTCTCCCCGACCCCATCAGCACTAAAAACACAATCGCTCTTCTACTCGGAGGACCGATGAGTGTCGGAGACCGACATCAAGAGTCGCTGGCTTGGATGCAACAGGAGTTGGACTGGCTCACTCGTTGGCATCAACACAACAATCCCGTGCTGGGAATCTGCCTTGGCGCTCAACTTTTGGCGGTCGCTGCTGGTGGCAGGGTGCAACCATTGCAGGTGGGACTACCACCTCAACCCTTGAAAGAGGTTGGCTACGGATCCATTCATTGGCTCACGAAGCCAAGTAGCGAACCACTCCTACAGGGATTACAACCCAGTGAAATAGTGCTGCATTGGCATGGTGATCGCATCCAGCTTCCTCCAACAGCAACCTTGCTGGGCTCATCACTTCATTGCCCAGAACAAGCGTTCCGAATTGCCAAACATGCGGTTGGCTTGCAATGTCACTTTGAACTGAGCAGGTCCAATCTCGAGCGCTGGATTCAAGAGGACCATGAAACTATCGTGAGCGCCATAGGGCCGGATGGGCCCGAGCGATTAAGACAAGACAATGAGAGATTCGGTGAATCAGTGCAACAACAAGGACGAATTTTGATCAGAAATACCTTGAGACTCCTTTCTGCACGCACAACCAAACCATAA
- a CDS encoding transglutaminase family protein — protein sequence MLIELTHNLTYRYDAPISLGDHRLCLQPRGHGHQRLLEHRLIVSPEPSHHHALVAASGDEIRRVRFQGTTSHLCIEAHSKVETQVAMPLEECFNPLNPPLPYPRGHLNRDLHGALEGWLPNGQHDPSAVALAQDALMGGNQQTLPFLIQLMGTIQDRVKYTERHLGPAWPAGRTLRERVGSCRDLAMLMVECCRSVGLPARFTSGYQLIDPPPADYDLHAWAEIYLPGAGWRGFDPSAGSEINERYIVLASSSKPELTAAVSGNFSGPPNTSSTLNWTIKAQIADVKHDDTAMKTAQAA from the coding sequence ATGCTCATTGAGCTAACTCACAACCTCACGTATCGATACGACGCACCGATCAGCCTTGGTGATCACCGACTGTGTCTCCAACCAAGAGGTCATGGTCATCAGCGGCTACTCGAGCACAGGCTGATCGTCTCTCCAGAACCAAGCCATCACCACGCGCTCGTAGCAGCAAGTGGAGACGAGATTCGACGGGTTCGCTTTCAAGGTACGACAAGTCATTTATGCATTGAAGCTCACAGCAAAGTGGAAACCCAAGTGGCAATGCCCCTTGAAGAATGCTTCAACCCACTCAATCCTCCGCTCCCCTATCCCCGCGGACATCTCAATCGTGACCTGCACGGTGCACTAGAGGGCTGGCTGCCTAACGGTCAGCACGATCCGTCAGCCGTCGCCCTAGCCCAAGACGCATTAATGGGCGGGAACCAGCAAACCTTGCCGTTTTTGATCCAACTGATGGGAACCATTCAAGACAGGGTGAAATACACCGAGCGACATTTAGGTCCAGCCTGGCCAGCTGGCCGAACCTTGAGAGAAAGAGTGGGCTCTTGCCGAGATTTAGCCATGTTGATGGTGGAATGTTGTCGAAGCGTTGGGCTACCAGCACGATTCACCAGCGGGTATCAACTCATCGATCCTCCTCCTGCTGACTATGACCTACATGCTTGGGCCGAAATTTATCTTCCAGGAGCCGGTTGGCGTGGTTTTGACCCAAGCGCTGGAAGTGAAATCAACGAGCGCTATATCGTCCTGGCCAGCTCATCAAAACCAGAACTAACTGCAGCTGTTTCTGGAAACTTCTCTGGCCCACCAAATACAAGCAGCACACTCAACTGGACGATCAAGGCACAAATCGCAGACGTGAAGCACGACGACACTGCGATGAAGACAGCTCAAGCAGCCTGA